In one window of Frigoriglobus tundricola DNA:
- a CDS encoding cofactor-independent phosphoglycerate mutase codes for MKYVIVIPDGCADDPVAELGGLTPLQAANLPNMDRVARAGVVGLSNNVPPSLTPASDVATLSLFGYDPLKYYTGRAPLETAAMGIHLGPNDWAVRCNLVYAPDGHMRDFTAGHISSEDGAPLVRALQHELGGRELAGGTLEFHPGVQYRNILVWRGHAPASPLQGTRTQAPHDIPDRPVADYLPQGPGAELLVSLMEASKPVLAAHPVNARRTAGGQKPATQIWLWGQGQAPRMAPFADVYGCRGAIISAVDLVRGVGVLLGWHRIDVPGATGYLDTSYANKGKYAIEALGAFDLVCVHVEAPDEASHEGKVLEKVRALERIDEHIVGPLLDALPRYGAHRVLVEPDHRTTLATRAHAHGAVAFAACGSGIAPDGADRYDEPTAATTGLSLDPGWQLMNWWLGR; via the coding sequence ATGAAATACGTCATCGTCATTCCCGACGGGTGCGCGGACGACCCGGTCGCCGAACTCGGCGGGCTCACGCCGCTCCAGGCCGCAAACCTGCCGAACATGGACCGGGTCGCGCGGGCCGGCGTCGTCGGCCTGTCGAACAACGTGCCGCCGTCGCTCACGCCGGCGTCCGATGTCGCCACGCTGTCGCTGTTCGGGTACGACCCGCTGAAGTACTACACCGGCCGCGCGCCGCTCGAAACGGCCGCGATGGGCATCCACCTCGGCCCGAACGACTGGGCGGTCCGGTGCAACCTCGTGTACGCGCCCGACGGCCACATGCGGGACTTCACCGCCGGGCACATTTCCAGTGAGGACGGCGCCCCGCTCGTGCGCGCGCTCCAGCACGAGCTCGGCGGGCGCGAGCTCGCCGGCGGGACGCTCGAATTTCACCCCGGCGTGCAGTACCGGAACATCCTCGTCTGGCGCGGCCACGCTCCCGCCTCCCCCCTGCAAGGGACCCGGACGCAGGCCCCGCACGACATCCCGGACCGGCCCGTGGCGGACTACCTCCCCCAGGGGCCGGGGGCGGAACTGCTCGTCTCACTCATGGAGGCGAGCAAACCGGTCCTCGCGGCCCACCCGGTGAACGCCCGGCGGACCGCGGGGGGCCAGAAGCCGGCCACGCAGATCTGGCTGTGGGGCCAGGGCCAGGCGCCGCGGATGGCGCCGTTCGCCGACGTGTACGGCTGCCGCGGGGCGATCATCTCGGCCGTCGATCTGGTCCGCGGCGTGGGCGTGCTGCTCGGCTGGCACCGCATCGACGTGCCCGGCGCGACCGGGTACCTGGACACCAGCTACGCGAACAAAGGGAAGTACGCGATCGAAGCGCTCGGCGCGTTCGACCTCGTGTGCGTCCACGTCGAAGCGCCCGATGAGGCGTCCCACGAGGGCAAGGTGCTGGAGAAGGTACGGGCGCTCGAACGGATCGACGAGCACATCGTGGGGCCGCTGCTCGACGCGCTCCCGCGGTACGGCGCGCACCGCGTGCTGGTCGAACCGGACCACCGCACCACGCTCGCGACGCGGGCGCACGCGCACGGGGCCGTCGCCTTTGCCGCGTGCGGCTCCGGGATCGCGCCCGACGGCGCCGACCGCTACGACGAGCCGACCGCCGCAACCACCGGCCTGAGCTTGGACCCCGGCTGGCAACTCATGAACTGGTGGCTGGGCCGTTGA
- a CDS encoding serine/threonine protein kinase, whose amino-acid sequence MIGRVFLGRYETRRLLGEGGMGKVYLARQLDLGREVVVKVMHEAIASDPKFRDRFQRETLLMARFQHPGAVTLYDASLDDPLGPCIVMEYVKGINLEALLAKNKRMTAPRVGRIIGELCEVLQAAHDEGIIHRDLKPANLMIVEPDTPRERIKVMDFGLAKLIEGEPGTRKVTDTNVDFAVGTPGYICPEQVRGEEMDHRGDLYSVGIMMYELITGRIPFSGPTSMDILLAHATEYAPTFAELGLSGWVPAEIEELIFDTLAKDPQDRPQTARELAERFDTALNRAQAKAEARGSHHGSHYGPLPGGSHHGTAAGGAPRRALSSHGQPGLSAAPAGAPVAAPSAPSREVAALPFHMEAWMPERIAIMKLRGFVHDAGGEVVESVPGLIKVRLGGRKASTSGPFSWLGLRRSSNPIDVELHMHHLDPTKDNQLTIHVLFRPSHPALLTDRNWRQRCTQVFIELRAYLMGRSPE is encoded by the coding sequence ATGATCGGCCGCGTATTTCTGGGTCGGTACGAGACGCGCCGCCTGCTGGGCGAGGGCGGGATGGGGAAGGTGTACCTCGCCCGGCAGCTCGACCTCGGGCGCGAAGTGGTCGTGAAGGTGATGCACGAGGCGATCGCCTCGGACCCCAAGTTCCGGGACCGGTTCCAGCGCGAAACGCTCCTGATGGCCCGGTTCCAGCACCCCGGCGCGGTCACCCTGTACGACGCCAGCCTGGACGACCCGCTCGGCCCGTGCATCGTGATGGAGTACGTGAAGGGGATCAACCTCGAGGCCCTGCTGGCCAAGAACAAGCGGATGACGGCGCCGCGCGTGGGCCGCATCATCGGCGAGCTGTGCGAGGTGCTCCAGGCGGCCCACGACGAGGGCATCATCCACCGCGACCTGAAGCCCGCCAACCTGATGATCGTGGAGCCGGACACCCCGCGCGAGCGCATCAAGGTCATGGACTTCGGGCTGGCGAAGCTCATCGAGGGCGAGCCGGGCACGCGCAAGGTGACCGACACGAACGTCGATTTCGCGGTGGGGACGCCCGGGTACATCTGCCCCGAGCAGGTGCGCGGCGAGGAGATGGACCACCGCGGCGACCTGTACTCGGTCGGCATCATGATGTACGAGCTGATCACGGGGCGGATCCCGTTCAGCGGGCCGACGAGCATGGACATCCTGCTCGCCCACGCCACCGAGTACGCGCCCACCTTCGCCGAGCTGGGGCTCAGCGGCTGGGTGCCGGCGGAGATCGAGGAGCTGATCTTCGACACACTGGCGAAGGACCCGCAGGACCGCCCGCAGACGGCCCGGGAGCTGGCCGAGCGGTTCGACACGGCCCTGAACCGCGCCCAGGCGAAGGCGGAGGCCCGGGGCTCGCACCACGGCTCCCACTACGGCCCGCTCCCGGGCGGGTCGCACCACGGCACGGCGGCCGGCGGGGCGCCCCGGCGCGCGCTGTCGTCGCACGGCCAGCCGGGCCTGTCGGCGGCCCCGGCGGGCGCCCCGGTGGCCGCCCCGTCGGCCCCGTCGCGGGAGGTGGCGGCGCTGCCGTTCCACATGGAAGCGTGGATGCCGGAGCGGATCGCGATCATGAAGCTCCGCGGGTTCGTCCACGACGCCGGCGGCGAGGTGGTGGAGTCCGTACCGGGGCTCATCAAGGTGCGCCTGGGCGGGCGGAAGGCGTCCACCAGCGGCCCGTTCTCGTGGCTCGGCCTGCGCCGCTCGTCGAACCCGATCGACGTGGAACTGCACATGCACCACCTGGACCCGACCAAGGACAACCAGCTCACGATCCACGTGCTGTTCCGGCCGTCCCACCCGGCGCTCCTGACCGACCGCAACTGGCGGCAGCGCTGCACGCAGGTCTTCATCGAGCTCCGCGCCTACCTCATGGGCCGCTCGCCGGAGTGA
- a CDS encoding Ig-like domain-containing protein — MLPFFRRRWLKLCALSLSRVRSRAARKHRGTRQSLAVEALETRDTPASVYWTGTAGTYNWGDAGNWSTHAVPTAADDAAISVSVPDTISINGGNYSVRSLTDTTGVLSIASGASLNLAATTATSTFGKNVTVSAGATLAVGAGAKVEVSTGGTTVALTVDGTATFASGDAVSLNSGYGASPIQILVGAGGALRATGTTFTATGSYTSRFVFDASAALGTGDLVGDAFDVPLYIPADDVQYLSGSADNNLRFGNVFVTGGLAGGQTAALNAIGTQTTANLQYIFDSNFTVASGATLSVGPGVKVKVSNGDATVALTVDGTATFASGDAVSLNSGYGASPIQILVGAGGALRATGTTFTATGSYTSRFVFDASAALGTGDLVGDAFDVPLYIPADDVQYLSGSADNNLRFGNVFVTGGLAGGQTAALNAIGTQTTANLQYIFDSNFTVASGATLSVGPGVKVKVSNGDATVALTVDGTATFASGDAVSLNSGYGASPIQILVGAGGALRATGTTFTATGSYTSRFVFDASAALGTGDLVGDAFDVPLYIPADDVQYLSGSADNNLRFGNVFVTGGLAGGQTAALNAIGTQTTANLQYIFDSNFTVASGATLSVGPGVKVKVSNGDATVALTVDGTATFASGDAVSLNSGYGASPIQILVGAGGALRATGTTFTATGSYTSQFVVDSGGQLYANNSSFNLPSLALDSGSSATLSFDVVYNQIAVNSGATVNITNNDFRNISAQGIVATGTPTATIDFTNNYWGTTSASAIAAKILDHTTDSTRPTVAYNPILAAEPTDVTASSASAPFNTAAQNVSLTANVVSPLGAVNSGTVTFTLLDGTTVLGTAATANVVSGVATASYTVPAGLAIGTSYTINAVYNGNSTYLASSPATASFSITPSGTSTAVSNATASYGTNNQNVALQATVDSPTGTVSEGTVTFTVLQGGVAVGNPVTVNVIGGVANATYVLPAGTYTVQATYDGTSNYAGSTDSSHTLTVGQSSTSTAAAAASAAFSPATQFVTLNATVTSPAGTVSEGTETFTLFQGTTQVGNSVTVAVSGGAAVASYTLPADTAAGTYTIVDAYNGTSNLLGSSEGTHFLTVGPADSATTVPTASAVFGDASVMLSASVASGGNAVAEGTVTFTVFQGTTVIGSLVTAVVSGGTASTSFPLPAGLDAGTYTIRATYSGTGNLNTSTGTGSLVLNPALSTAAATGAPVAFSSASQSVNLSATFTSTGGTVTGGTATFTILQGTTVIGTAVTVNVTAGTATTSYTLPAGTPAGTYTIQITYSGSTDFAGSTSTQTLVIANFASAVSTSATSVVFSSSSQSVNLSATLTSLGGMVSEGTATFTVLQGTTVIGSPVTVNVTAGAATASYTLPAGLAVGTYQIQVTYNGTANFAGSTSTEPLVIAHFSSTTVASAASATFGSSSQSVNLSATVTSTGGTVSEGAVTFTILQGTTVIGNPVTVNVTAGAATASYTLPAGLDAGTYTIQVTYGGTSTFAGSGTTSHTLVINRVASTTAASAASAVFSSASQSVSLGATFTSLGGTVTGGTATFTILQGTTVIGTAVTVNVSAGAATASYTLPAGLAAGTYTIQVTYSGSTDFAGSTSTQTLVIAHFSSTTAAVSALGAFSYSSQSVSLSATLTSSGGTVSEGTATFTVLQGTTVIGTAVTVNVAAGAATATYTLPAGTPTGTYTIRVVYNGTANFAGSVDTSHTLVVNTVHSTTAASAASVPFNTVAQSVSLIAIFTSPGGTVNEGTATFTILQGTTVIGTAVTVNVTAGAATASYTLPAGLAAGTYTIQVTYSGTANFAGSVDTSQTLVVADFASATSASAASAVFSSSSQSVSLSATVTSSGGTVSEGTATFTILQGATVIGTAVTVSVAAGAATASYTLPAGTPTGTYTIRVVYNGTANFAASTATNRTLVVSAAPAAATVTAPATVLATAGQSIVLSATVTSSGGTVNGGTETFTILQGGTVIGAPITVAVSNGVASGAYTLPGGTPAGTYAIRAVYNGTADFAGVAVDTTFRVTPAVPLYAAGSGPGGPGIVTVFSPTTSAALLEFAPFGAYAGGVKVAVGDVTGDGYDDLIVMAGPGALNGLVEIYSGRDFSLINEYYAFPGYQGEFNIAVGDVTGTGIADVIFSTATGGDFVFAYAGASNNFLVSPFSAFGGFRGGVTIAAGDLTGVGHDEIIVGTASQVGAAGVFNQYGQQLQPYYFAPIPMNGVNVAAGDLNGSGHDDLILGAKTGSTLVLEYDGVSQGLAGYFFAFPGQSFGVTVATVDPTGDGYANIVTGFTGNVSAIAIYSGLSFQLMTVNGQPSGAGGVTVAGGA, encoded by the coding sequence ATGTTGCCGTTCTTCCGCCGCCGCTGGCTCAAGCTGTGCGCCCTGTCCCTGAGCCGTGTCCGCTCCCGGGCCGCCCGGAAACATCGCGGCACAAGACAATCGCTGGCCGTTGAAGCTCTGGAAACGCGGGACACCCCGGCGTCCGTCTACTGGACCGGCACCGCGGGTACGTACAACTGGGGCGACGCGGGCAACTGGTCGACGCACGCCGTCCCGACCGCCGCCGACGATGCGGCGATCAGCGTTTCCGTGCCCGACACCATCAGCATCAATGGGGGGAACTACAGCGTCCGCTCGCTGACCGACACGACTGGCGTCCTGTCGATCGCGTCGGGCGCGTCTCTCAACCTGGCAGCCACGACCGCAACATCGACCTTCGGCAAGAACGTGACGGTGAGCGCTGGCGCAACGCTGGCGGTGGGTGCGGGGGCGAAGGTGGAGGTCAGCACGGGTGGAACGACGGTGGCGCTCACCGTGGACGGCACGGCCACGTTCGCGTCCGGTGACGCCGTCTCCCTCAACAGCGGGTACGGCGCGTCGCCCATCCAGATCCTAGTCGGGGCCGGGGGCGCGCTCCGGGCCACCGGCACCACCTTCACCGCCACCGGCAGCTACACCTCCCGGTTCGTCTTCGACGCCAGCGCCGCGCTCGGCACCGGGGACCTGGTGGGGGACGCGTTCGACGTGCCCCTGTACATCCCCGCGGACGACGTCCAGTACCTGTCCGGGTCGGCCGACAACAACCTGCGGTTCGGCAACGTGTTCGTCACCGGGGGGCTCGCCGGCGGCCAGACGGCCGCCCTCAACGCCATCGGCACGCAGACCACCGCCAACCTGCAGTACATCTTCGACAGCAACTTCACCGTCGCCTCCGGTGCCACGCTGTCGGTCGGACCGGGGGTCAAAGTGAAGGTGAGCAACGGCGACGCCACGGTGGCGCTCACCGTGGACGGCACGGCCACGTTCGCGTCCGGTGACGCCGTCTCCCTCAACAGCGGGTACGGCGCGTCGCCCATCCAGATCCTAGTCGGGGCCGGGGGCGCGCTCCGGGCCACCGGCACCACCTTCACCGCCACCGGCAGCTACACCTCCCGGTTCGTCTTCGACGCCAGCGCCGCGCTCGGCACCGGGGACCTGGTGGGGGACGCGTTCGACGTGCCCCTGTACATCCCCGCGGACGACGTCCAGTACCTGTCCGGGTCGGCCGACAACAACCTGCGGTTCGGCAACGTGTTCGTCACCGGGGGGCTCGCCGGCGGCCAGACGGCCGCCCTCAACGCCATCGGCACGCAGACCACCGCCAACCTGCAGTACATCTTCGACAGCAACTTCACCGTCGCCTCCGGTGCCACGCTGTCGGTCGGACCGGGGGTCAAAGTGAAGGTGAGCAACGGCGACGCCACGGTGGCGCTCACCGTGGACGGCACGGCCACGTTCGCGTCCGGTGACGCCGTCTCCCTCAACAGCGGGTACGGCGCGTCGCCCATCCAGATCCTAGTCGGGGCCGGGGGCGCGCTCCGGGCCACCGGCACCACCTTCACCGCCACCGGCAGCTACACCTCCCGGTTCGTCTTCGACGCCAGCGCCGCGCTCGGCACCGGGGACCTGGTGGGGGACGCGTTCGACGTGCCCCTGTACATCCCCGCGGACGACGTCCAGTACCTGTCCGGGTCGGCCGACAACAACCTGCGGTTCGGCAACGTGTTCGTCACCGGGGGGCTCGCCGGCGGCCAGACGGCCGCCCTCAACGCCATCGGCACGCAGACCACCGCCAACCTGCAGTACATCTTCGACAGCAACTTCACCGTCGCCTCCGGTGCCACGCTGTCGGTCGGACCGGGGGTCAAAGTGAAGGTGAGCAACGGCGACGCCACGGTGGCGCTCACCGTGGACGGCACGGCCACGTTCGCGTCCGGTGACGCCGTCTCCCTCAACAGCGGGTACGGCGCGTCGCCCATCCAGATCCTAGTCGGGGCCGGGGGCGCGCTCCGGGCCACCGGCACCACCTTCACCGCCACCGGCAGCTACACCTCCCAGTTCGTCGTCGACTCCGGGGGGCAACTGTACGCCAACAACAGTTCCTTCAACCTGCCGAGCCTCGCTTTGGACAGCGGATCGAGTGCCACCCTCAGTTTCGATGTCGTCTACAACCAGATCGCGGTCAACAGCGGCGCAACGGTTAACATCACCAACAACGACTTCCGCAACATCAGCGCCCAAGGCATCGTCGCGACCGGCACCCCCACGGCCACGATCGATTTCACCAACAACTACTGGGGTACGACCTCGGCCTCAGCCATCGCCGCCAAGATCCTCGATCACACCACCGACTCCACGCGGCCGACCGTCGCGTACAACCCGATCCTGGCCGCCGAACCGACCGACGTGACCGCCTCGAGCGCGTCCGCCCCCTTCAATACCGCGGCCCAAAATGTGAGCCTCACCGCGAACGTGGTCAGCCCGCTCGGTGCGGTCAACTCCGGGACCGTCACGTTCACGCTCCTCGACGGCACCACGGTCCTCGGCACTGCCGCCACCGCGAACGTCGTGAGCGGGGTAGCGACGGCGTCCTACACCGTCCCCGCGGGCCTCGCGATCGGGACAAGTTATACCATCAACGCAGTGTACAACGGCAACTCGACCTATCTGGCCAGTTCTCCGGCCACCGCTTCGTTCAGTATCACCCCGAGTGGGACTTCGACCGCCGTGAGCAACGCCACGGCAAGCTACGGCACCAATAACCAGAACGTCGCGCTCCAGGCGACCGTTGATAGCCCGACGGGCACGGTGAGCGAGGGCACCGTGACGTTCACCGTCCTACAAGGCGGGGTGGCGGTCGGGAACCCGGTCACTGTCAATGTCATTGGCGGGGTGGCCAACGCCACCTACGTGCTCCCTGCCGGCACGTACACGGTCCAGGCTACCTACGACGGCACCTCCAACTACGCGGGCAGCACCGACTCCAGTCACACGCTGACGGTCGGCCAGTCGTCCACCTCCACGGCGGCCGCGGCCGCGTCGGCGGCGTTCAGCCCAGCGACCCAGTTTGTGACTCTGAACGCGACCGTCACGAGCCCGGCCGGGACGGTGAGCGAAGGCACCGAGACGTTCACGCTCTTCCAAGGGACGACGCAGGTCGGCAACTCGGTTACGGTGGCCGTCAGCGGCGGGGCCGCCGTGGCCAGCTACACGCTCCCGGCGGACACGGCCGCCGGCACCTACACGATCGTGGACGCGTACAACGGCACGAGTAATTTGTTAGGCTCCAGCGAGGGAACGCACTTCCTGACCGTCGGCCCGGCGGACAGCGCAACGACGGTGCCGACCGCATCGGCGGTCTTCGGCGACGCCTCTGTGATGCTCAGCGCTTCGGTGGCGAGTGGGGGTAACGCGGTCGCCGAGGGGACCGTGACGTTTACGGTCTTTCAGGGGACCACGGTGATCGGATCTCTGGTGACAGCGGTCGTGAGCGGCGGAACCGCGAGCACCAGTTTCCCTCTGCCGGCCGGGTTGGACGCCGGCACGTACACGATTCGGGCGACCTACAGCGGAACGGGGAACCTGAACACCAGCACGGGCACCGGCTCGCTGGTGCTCAACCCCGCGCTCAGTACCGCCGCCGCAACCGGAGCGCCGGTCGCGTTCAGTTCCGCGTCCCAATCGGTGAACCTGAGTGCCACCTTCACCAGCACCGGGGGCACGGTGACCGGCGGCACGGCCACGTTCACGATCCTTCAGGGGACCACGGTCATCGGCACCGCCGTCACCGTGAACGTCACCGCCGGGACCGCGACCACCAGTTACACGCTTCCCGCCGGAACGCCCGCCGGCACGTACACCATCCAGATCACCTACAGCGGCAGCACCGACTTCGCCGGCTCCACGAGCACCCAGACGCTGGTGATCGCCAATTTCGCCAGCGCCGTATCGACCTCGGCCACCTCGGTCGTGTTCAGTTCCTCGTCCCAGTCGGTGAACCTGAGCGCGACCTTGACCAGCCTCGGGGGGATGGTGAGTGAGGGCACGGCCACGTTCACCGTCCTTCAGGGCACCACGGTCATCGGCAGCCCGGTCACCGTGAACGTGACCGCCGGGGCCGCGACCGCGAGCTACACGCTGCCGGCCGGGTTGGCCGTAGGCACGTACCAGATCCAGGTCACCTACAACGGCACCGCCAACTTCGCCGGGTCCACGAGCACTGAGCCGCTCGTGATCGCCCATTTCTCCAGCACCACGGTCGCGTCGGCCGCGTCGGCCACATTCGGCTCCTCGTCCCAGTCGGTGAACCTGAGCGCCACCGTCACCAGCACCGGCGGCACGGTGAGTGAGGGCGCGGTCACGTTCACGATCCTTCAGGGCACCACCGTAATCGGCAACCCGGTCACCGTGAACGTGACCGCCGGGGCCGCGACCGCGAGCTACACGCTGCCGGCCGGGCTGGACGCCGGCACGTACACCATCCAGGTCACCTACGGCGGGACGTCCACGTTCGCCGGTTCCGGCACCACCAGCCACACGCTCGTCATCAACCGCGTGGCAAGCACCACGGCCGCGTCGGCTGCGTCGGCCGTGTTCAGTTCCGCGTCCCAATCGGTGAGCCTGGGCGCCACCTTCACCAGCCTTGGGGGCACGGTGACCGGCGGCACGGCCACGTTCACGATCCTTCAGGGGACCACGGTCATCGGCACCGCCGTCACCGTGAACGTCTCCGCCGGGGCCGCGACCGCGAGCTACACGCTCCCGGCTGGGTTGGCCGCTGGCACGTACACGATCCAGGTCACCTACAGCGGCAGCACCGACTTCGCCGGGTCCACGAGCACCCAGACGCTGGTGATCGCCCATTTCTCCAGCACCACGGCCGCGGTCAGTGCGTTGGGGGCGTTCAGTTACTCGTCCCAGTCGGTGAGCCTGAGCGCCACCCTGACCAGTTCCGGGGGCACGGTGAGTGAGGGCACGGCGACGTTCACGGTGCTGCAAGGGACCACGGTGATCGGCACCGCCGTCACCGTGAACGTCGCGGCCGGGGCCGCGACCGCGACCTACACGCTTCCCGCCGGAACGCCCACCGGCACGTACACGATCCGGGTGGTGTACAACGGCACTGCCAACTTCGCCGGGTCCGTCGATACCAGCCACACGCTTGTCGTGAACACTGTGCACAGCACCACGGCCGCGTCGGCCGCGTCGGTCCCATTCAACACCGTGGCCCAGTCGGTGAGCCTAATCGCCATCTTCACCAGCCCCGGGGGCACGGTGAATGAGGGCACGGCCACGTTTACGATTCTTCAAGGGACCACGGTGATCGGCACCGCCGTCACCGTGAACGTGACCGCCGGGGCCGCGACCGCGAGCTACACGCTGCCGGCCGGGTTGGCCGCCGGCACGTACACGATCCAGGTCACATACAGCGGCACCGCCAACTTCGCCGGGTCCGTCGATACCAGCCAGACGCTGGTGGTCGCCGACTTCGCCAGCGCCACGAGCGCGTCGGCCGCATCGGCCGTGTTCAGCTCCTCGTCCCAGTCGGTCAGTCTGAGCGCCACCGTGACCAGCTCCGGGGGCACGGTGAGTGAGGGCACGGCCACGTTCACGATCCTTCAGGGGGCCACGGTGATCGGCACCGCCGTCACCGTGAGCGTCGCGGCCGGGGCCGCGACCGCGAGCTACACGCTACCCGCCGGAACGCCCACCGGCACTTATACGATCCGGGTGGTGTACAACGGCACCGCCAACTTCGCCGCCAGCACGGCCACCAACCGCACGCTGGTCGTGAGTGCCGCACCGGCCGCCGCGACCGTCACGGCCCCCGCGACCGTGCTCGCCACCGCGGGCCAGTCAATCGTCCTGAGCGCCACGGTCACCAGTTCTGGCGGTACGGTGAACGGGGGAACCGAAACGTTCACCATTCTCCAAGGGGGGACCGTGATCGGCGCGCCGATCACGGTCGCCGTCAGCAACGGGGTCGCGTCCGGGGCCTACACGCTGCCCGGGGGCACCCCCGCGGGCACTTACGCCATCCGGGCGGTGTACAACGGGACCGCCGACTTCGCCGGTGTCGCCGTGGACACAACCTTCCGAGTCACGCCCGCCGTCCCGCTGTACGCCGCGGGTAGCGGACCGGGCGGTCCCGGCATCGTCACCGTCTTCAGCCCGACGACGAGCGCGGCGTTGCTCGAGTTCGCCCCGTTCGGGGCGTATGCGGGCGGGGTGAAGGTGGCCGTCGGGGACGTGACCGGGGACGGGTACGACGACCTGATCGTCATGGCCGGACCCGGTGCCCTCAACGGCCTGGTCGAGATCTACAGCGGCCGGGACTTCTCGCTCATCAACGAGTACTACGCGTTCCCGGGGTACCAGGGCGAGTTCAACATCGCGGTCGGGGACGTGACCGGCACCGGGATCGCGGACGTGATCTTCTCCACGGCCACCGGGGGCGACTTCGTGTTCGCCTACGCGGGAGCGAGCAACAACTTCCTCGTGTCGCCGTTCTCGGCGTTCGGCGGGTTCAGGGGCGGGGTGACGATCGCGGCCGGGGATCTGACGGGGGTGGGTCACGACGAGATCATCGTGGGCACGGCGTCCCAGGTGGGGGCGGCCGGGGTGTTCAACCAGTACGGGCAACAGCTCCAGCCGTACTACTTCGCGCCGATCCCGATGAACGGGGTGAACGTGGCCGCGGGCGATCTGAACGGCTCCGGGCACGACGACCTGATCCTGGGGGCGAAGACCGGCTCGACGCTGGTGCTCGAGTACGACGGGGTGTCGCAGGGGCTGGCGGGGTACTTCTTCGCGTTCCCCGGCCAGTCGTTCGGGGTGACCGTGGCGACCGTGGACCCGACCGGGGACGGGTACGCCAACATCGTCACCGGGTTCACCGGCAACGTGTCGGCCATCGCCATCTACAGCGGCCTCTCGTTCCAGCTGATGACCGTAAACGGCCAGCCGAGCGGGGCCGGCGGGGTCACCGTCGCTGGCGGCGCGTGA
- a CDS encoding MBL fold metallo-hydrolase translates to MYRLLVVVGGAALLLGSLVPPHPSLRGQEPKAKTMTIRWFGQSFFQVEDSAGRKFAFDPHAIPAFGRATVRADFAIVTHPHDDHALIEMIDTGKKDARLPEADVYRGVTETRTGKQDWKVIDEKRGTTRIRTVATYHDTQNGLQRGKNSVFVVEVDGLVICHLGDLGHELTDAQVKAIGKVDVLMVPVGGIYTINGEQAQAVVKQLKPRLYVLPMHYGVPGYDDLAGPEEFLDGVPKDRVKKLPATNELTFPIDAKADAPTVVLLGWKKEEPPPAPPKK, encoded by the coding sequence ATGTATCGGTTGCTCGTTGTGGTCGGCGGTGCCGCGCTCTTGCTCGGGTCACTCGTCCCCCCGCACCCGTCACTGAGGGGCCAGGAGCCGAAGGCGAAGACGATGACGATCCGGTGGTTCGGCCAGTCCTTTTTCCAGGTGGAGGACTCGGCCGGGCGCAAGTTCGCGTTCGACCCGCACGCCATCCCGGCGTTCGGCCGCGCGACGGTGCGGGCCGACTTCGCCATCGTCACCCACCCGCACGACGACCACGCGCTGATCGAGATGATCGACACCGGCAAGAAGGACGCGCGGCTCCCCGAGGCCGACGTGTACCGCGGGGTGACCGAGACCCGGACCGGCAAACAGGACTGGAAGGTGATCGACGAGAAGCGCGGCACCACCCGGATCCGCACCGTCGCGACCTACCACGACACCCAGAACGGCCTCCAGCGCGGCAAGAACAGCGTGTTCGTGGTCGAGGTGGACGGCCTCGTGATCTGCCACCTCGGCGACCTGGGCCACGAGCTGACCGACGCGCAGGTGAAGGCGATCGGCAAGGTGGACGTGCTGATGGTCCCGGTCGGCGGCATCTACACCATCAACGGCGAACAGGCGCAGGCCGTCGTCAAGCAGCTCAAGCCGCGGTTGTACGTGCTGCCGATGCACTACGGCGTGCCCGGCTACGACGACCTCGCCGGGCCGGAAGAGTTCCTCGACGGGGTGCCGAAGGACCGGGTGAAGAAGCTGCCGGCGACCAACGAACTCACCTTCCCCATCGACGCCAAAGCCGACGCCCCGACCGTCGTGCTGCTCGGCTGGAAGAAGGAAGAGCCGCCCCCGGCGCCGCCGAAGAAGTGA